CGTGCGGCGATATGCTTTGTCAGGTGTTGCCCAGTGGATCAGCTTTTCAGAACGAAAATAACCTGAAACTATTTACCTCGCTTATCCACGCTGCCCGGCACACGCTCGTGATTACCAATCCCTACTTTGTGCCTGATGACGCGCTGACCACGGCCATCACCAGCGCGGCCCAGCGTGGGGTGCGAGTGACGCTCATGAACTCAGAAGCCTCAGACCAGTTTTTTGTCAGTCATGCCGAGCGGTCGTACTACGAGGAACTACTCAATGCAGGCGTGAAGATCTACCAGTACAGGGCGCCAATCTTGCTGCATGCCAAGCATATTACCGTTGATAATGATATCGCCGTTATTGGTTCGAGCAATCTCGACATGCGCTCGTTTCAGCTCAATCTTGAGGTCACCCTGATCTGCTATGATACTCGTGTCGTCGCAGCATTGCGTCAAGTCGAAGCGAACAATCTGCTCAAAGCCAGGTCCGTGAACCCTGCTGAATGGGAAGCCCGCGCGCTTCGTGAGAAGTTCTTTGAGAATATTGCCCGCCTGGCTGCTGCATTGCAATGAGCAAGCCTGATTACCTTTCTTGATTGACTTGATCTTTTAACCTGACTGATAGATTGTCTGTCGTAGCCGGAATACCTTCCCCAAAATAGGCATTGATCTCTGCCCCGATGAGGAGGATCAGCGCAAAGTAGTAAAAGAAAAATAAGAAAATGACCGCGAAACCGAGCACACCCGTGTAATCGCTTAAAAAGCGCGTCACGTAGAAAGGGAAGAGTAACAGGTAGGCCTGGATGGCTACGGACGCCAGGAGCGCTCCGAGCCAGCAGTGTCGGAAACGGATAGAGCGGTGAGGCACGACTATGTAAATGATTACTAACAAGACCCACCCGGCCACGATGCCGGTAAGGATGCCCAACAGGGTATTGAAGAAGCCCGAGCTGATAGGAGTTGTTTGCAGCAAAGAGCTTATCAGTGTAGAGAGTGTATCTGCCAGTAACACCAGTGGCGTGAGAACGACGAATAGAAAAATCATCCCTATTGCCATGATATAGCGCTGTAGTAGATCTCGTGTACGCGTCTGGTAGATGATCGCAAAATAGTCCTCTATGGCGAGGAAGAGTCCG
The nucleotide sequence above comes from Ktedonobacteraceae bacterium. Encoded proteins:
- a CDS encoding YhjD/YihY/BrkB family envelope integrity protein — translated: MGAKENGPPTNKDTPLSTQAPGGRFKSLLELWTKFNNDWVMNFASGLAFNLIVTLIPITIALIALSGFIYGRLDLSIQQEIISFIQHSFPPPIPSTEIVRLALNTLNSNAGLLGIIATGIAIIAGSGLFLAIEDYFAIIYQTRTRDLLQRYIMAIGMIFLFVVLTPLVLLADTLSTLISSLLQTTPISSGFFNTLLGILTGIVAGWVLLVIIYIVVPHRSIRFRHCWLGALLASVAIQAYLLLFPFYVTRFLSDYTGVLGFAVIFLFFFYYFALILLIGAEINAYFGEGIPATTDNLSVRLKDQVNQER